The following are encoded together in the Fusarium keratoplasticum isolate Fu6.1 chromosome 1, whole genome shotgun sequence genome:
- a CDS encoding NmrA domain-containing protein has protein sequence MASPFKNILIIGATGSIGSVVLEALVKEPTFVVTALQRSSSEGKLPSGLKTITIDDSYPSDALVGAFSGHDAIINCMTSLAVGEQLRFIDAAVTAKVRRYVSSEYGLNNNKPEARALNSVFREKGEIQDYLRSKESTGLEWMAIACGMWLKWSAQHDFLGMHIKEKKFVVWDDGEGWFSTTTEENTALALVNALAKKWDETKNQVVWLSDFAITQNMLLAAIERISGQEYTTEKIDTLRFIEEKQAAVASGDPYAVYALIETGFVTGKFGGHLEKEGPTMNELLGLPKKSLDEVVRAALKAVQGA, from the coding sequence ATGGCTTCCCCTTTTAAAAATATCCTGATCATTGGAGCCACAGGCTCTATTGGTTCTGTTGTTCTCGAAGCCCTCGTCAAGGAACCCACTTTCGTTGTTACTGCTCTGCAGCGATCCTCGTCCGAGGGGAAACTCCCTTCCGGtctcaagaccatcaccattGATGATTCCTACCCCTCTGATGCCCTAGTTGGCGCTTTCTCTGGGCACGATGCCATCATAAACTGCATGACGTCGCTTGCCGTTGGCGAACAACTTCGATTCATCGATGCGGCCGTTACGGCCAAAGTCAGACGTTATGTTTCCTCTGAGTATggcctcaacaacaacaagccTGAAGCCAGAGCGCTCAACTCGGTCTTTCGTGAGAAGGGCGAGATCCAGGATTACCTTCGCTCCAAGGAATCGACTGGCCTCGAATGGATGGCCATTGCTTGCGGCATGTGGCTCAAGTGGAGTGCACAGCACGACTTTCTGGGAATGCatatcaaggagaagaagtttgTGGTCTGGGACGATGGCGAGGGTTGGTTCAGTACCACAACTGAGGAGAATACGGCTCTTGCCCTAGTGAATGCCCTAGCAAAGAAATGGGACGAGACAAAGAACCAGGTGGTATGGCTCAGCGACTTTGCCATCACACAAAACATGTTGCTTGCGGCTATTGAGCGTATCAGCGGTCAGGAATACACCACTGAAAAGATCGATACTCTCCGCTTCATAGAGGAAAAGCAGGCGGCCGTGGCTTCTGGAGACCCATACGCCGTATATGCCCTGATCGAGACTGGTTTTGTCACCGGCAAGTTCGGAGGTCATCTGGAGAAAGAGGGACCGACCATGAATGAGCTTTTGGGACTGCCAAAGAAGTCCCTAGATGAAGTTGTGAGAGCGGCTCTGAAGGCTGTTCAGGGAGCCTAA
- a CDS encoding Zn(2)-C6 fungal-type domain-containing protein, with protein MDNDGPNASTRTDEHTGGGPDTSLACNCCRKRKLRCSREAPTCENCRKTGYECVYESKRAKPGMKTGAIENLHRRLDVLERSVSRQQEALNNLQSEADSGGDTSSHQGQTATGHSILLSLAQEICKLSGQSPKSPSVPEGSDVSRKRRRISSDVGHQHVDRHNAPSLPDNSVLEQIISAYFTHIHPWIPMIHEARFRRRIQDDTGKDTLHLVLQAMVLVASRYVSSKVVADMAMTFAGDQEDFRDWIVAKATKSMSVENLQALIIICFNDIGNGEASQAWSLVGALTRIVEYLQLTIEDDEVDRSSFSQPYISLPSPQGWTEAEERRRVFWCVFNLDRFCSVTTGWNTSLTSDDVNRRLPCDGITWRKEDPVSTPYFGIWDKSAGRIGNPIAFLPAHPIPPQAGADDEGRTPSEAGTSPGAASAVDMTTVGAFAYCIEATESLSRVTSYFLQQRVNTKDQKDLSSWLTRFKELDVRLVHWKMLLPRKWKVNITQQPSRMDPNLTLAHVTHNASMILLHQPIAFPPLNWPFRTRLPSLCSVDTCQAAAVEIATITDHYLNNLAEMGPLNNQFAFCVYIAARVLLLYWRYSSIDSLSPEFWLLIQSLEAMSKRWAGLVSPQDNLASKYSATLIQLHAQCTQDESFAISIPAYTTEVKHSKEPQQTPSRGLDRRQWLRNGAPNVPSPQLRTTYSATELGSQYTPVNISSNAISLGHSTEPYSGGSGSGGELGMISQMLFDAQFADMDRVISFDDGMFEGGGDM; from the exons ATGGATAATGACGGGCCAAACGCCTCCACTCGCACTGACGAGCACACCGGAGGAGGCCCGGATACGAGCCTCGCCTGCAACTGCTGCCGGAAACGCAAGCTTCGATGCTCGAGGGAGGCTCCAACCTGCGAGAACTGTCGCAAAACAG GGTATGAATGTGTTTACGAGTCGAAGCGTGCCAAGCCCGGGATGAAGACCGGGGCAATCGAGAACCTACACAGAAGGCTTG ACGTATTGGAACGGTCTGTCTCGAGGCAACAGGAAGCTCTCAACAACCTGCAATCTGAAGCGGATTCTGGCGGTGACACAAGTTCTCATCAGGGACAGACCGCAACTGGCCACAGCATTCTGTTGTCCCTCGCTCAAGAGATATGCAAGCTCAGCGGGCAATCACCAAAGTCCCCGTCGGTGCCGGAAGGTAGCGATGTCTCTCGCAAGCGACGTCGAATCAGCAGTGATGTTGGACATCAACATGTTGATAGACACAATGCCCCGTCTCTACCCGATAATAGCGTCTTGGAACAGATCATCAGTGCCTACTTCACCCACATacatccatggatcccgATGATTCATGAGGCTCGATTTCGCAGACGAATCCAAGATGATACAGGGAAAGACACTTTGCATCTGGTCCTGCAGGCAATGGTTCTCGTCGCATCACGATATGTCTCGAGCAAGGTCGTCGCGGATATGGCAATGACATTCGCCGGGGACCAAGAAGACTTCAGGGACTGGATTGTGGCCAAAGCTACAAAGAGCATGTCAGTTGAGAACCTGCAAGCACTTATTATTATCTGCTTCAACGAT ATCGGCAATGGTGAAGCATCCCAAGCATGGTCCCTCGTCGGCGCCTTGACCCGAATCGTTGAGTACCTGCAATTGACAATCGAGGACGATGAAGTTGATCGATCCTCCTTTTCGCAGCCCTATATCTCCTTGCCTTCCCCACAGGGTTGGACCGAGGCTGAAGAGCGAAGGAGGGTGTTTTGGTGCGTCTTCAACTTGGACCGCTTCTGCTCTGTGACAACGGGTTGGAACACTAGTCTCACCTCTGACGATGTCAATCGTCGTCTGCCATGCGATGGAATAACCTGGAGAAAGGAAGATCCCGTTTCTACCCCTTACTTTGGCATCTGGGATAAATCTGCCGGACGCATCGGAAACCCCATCGCGTTCCTCCCAGCGCATCCCATCCCACCGCAGGCTGGTGCAGACGATGAGGGTCGCACCCCATCTGAGGCAGGAACATCACCAGGAGCAGCATCTGCCGTCGACATGACAACCGTGGGCGCCTTTGCCTACTGCATCGAGGCCACAGAGTCTTTGAGCAGAGTTACGAGCTATTTCCTCCAGCAGAGGGTTAACACCAAAGACCAGAAGGACCTGAGCAGCTGGCTGACACGGTTCAAGGAGCTCGATGTCCGCTTGGTGCACTGGAAGATGCTGCTCCCGAGGAAGTGGAAGGTCAACATTACGCAGCAACCGTCGAGGATGGATCCGAATCTGACCCTGGCCCATGTCACACACAACGCATCCATGATTCTCCTTCACCAGCCTATCGCCTTTCCTCCGCTGAATTGGCCTTTCCGAACCAGGTTGCCGAGTCTCTGCAGCGTCGATACATGCCAGGCGGCTGCGGTCGAGATTGCGACTATCACGGATCATTACCTCAACAacttggccgagatggggCCTCTCAATAATCAATTCGCCTTTTGCGTGTATATTGCTGCCAGAGTCCTCCTTCTATACTGGCGTTATAGCTCGATCGATAGCCTGTCGCCCGAGTTCTGGCTATTGATCCAGAGCCTAGAGGCCATGTCAAAACGATGGGCGGGACTTGTTAGTCCTCAAGACAATTTGGCTTCCAAGTATTCCGCAACCCTTATTCAGCTACATGCTCAGTGCACCCAGGATGAATCATTCGCGATCAGCATTCCAGCATATACGACCGAAGTAAAGCATTCAAAGGAACCTCAACAGACCCCATCTCGAGGCCTGGATAGGCGCCAATGGTTGCGGAATGGGGCTCCAAATGTTCCAAGTCCACAGTTGCGGACTACTTATAGCGCTACAGAGCTGGGGTCTCAGTACACGCCGGTCAACATTTCCTCCAATGCTATTTCTCTAGGCCATTCCACTGAGCCGTATAGCGGCGGCTCGGGCAGCGGCGGGGAGCTAGGGATGATATCACAGATGCTGTTTGATGCACAATTTGCCGACATGGACCGAGTGATTAGCTTCGACGACGGCATGTTTGAAGGGGGCGGTGACATGTGA
- a CDS encoding FAD-binding-3 domain-containing protein, with protein sequence MNKPQQAVLIVGGSVAGLTLANMLEKFGVDYIVLEAYDEIAPHVGASIGLLSNGLRILDQLGCADQVISLIDRPMRDSYLRNPDGSLIKHYSGIREGEVERTSSALTPLHEHVFQQWHFGRIMTIGDAAHKFHPLTGHGGNAAIETAAALVNHLHSKRNLNWSDSEINAAFSAAQNDRHDRVSWLVADAHEYQQRHALATPLWRVVARILPLFINGDAAFHVSGQKYVGASRLDGLSVVKRQHAVPYDDELPMKPLRPTWLLTGLGVMTQGILYQLSKKLLLSLQVPTTIEGAPLRDHYTGIGSVDKILTVLVSVFGVPLAGHNKARLVQLVSFTPLLLSTTLDWTMEAYRPGAKGLQTSLPTLFGTVYQLLGVGQISPLYHLISVLEHAFRGPLGTVIGYPVPKEVADAAIPGLGFGYILPTALMLWPFENKDSWQKFVALWQPFPIYVGVLVAGLSTVFRRQKTTAAVSGLKMKQSQASERPSKQAKATQSTLKLVYAGGAATTALVHLWAVYRILSSSELSFSAVFGNPSSQLSGSHASTPKDDVLLFFQRDMP encoded by the exons ATGAACAAACCTCAGCAGGCCGTCCTTATCGTGGGCGGCAGTGTCGCCGGCCTCACCCTCGCCAATATGCTCGAGAAGTTTGGCGTGGACTACATTGTGTTGGAAGCATACGATGAGATCGCACCACATGTTGGCGCGAGTATTGGCCTTTTGTCGAATGGGCTGAGAATTCTTGACCAGTTGGGATGTGCGGATCAAGTCATATCGTTGATCGACAGGCCTATGCGAGATTCATACCTTCGCAACCCGGATGGGTCGCTAATCAAGCACTATAGTGGGATTCGTGAGGGTGAAGTCGAAAG GACAAGCTCTGCACTAACTCCACTCCACGAGCATGTATTTCAGCAGTGGCACTTTGGCCGCATCATGACGATTGGCGACGCGGCCCACAAG TTCCATCCGTTGACTGGACACGGAGGCAATGCTGCCATTGAAACGGCTGCTGCTCTGGTGAATCATTTGCATTCCAAGAGGAATCTGAACTGGAGCGACTCGGAGATAAACGCTGCCTTTAGCGCTGCGCAAAATGACCGTCATGATCGCGTGTCATGGCTCGTCGCAGATGCTCACGAGTACCAGCAGAGGCATGCCTTGGCGACGCCTCTGTGGAGGGTAGTGGCGCGGATACTACCTCTCTTCATCAATGGCGACGCCGCCTTTCATGTCTCAGGGCAAAAGTATGTCGGTGCCAGCCGACTGGACGGTCTTTCAGTCGTGAAGCGACAACACGCAGTCCCATATGACGATGAGCTTCCCATGAAGCCTCTGCGCCCGACCTGGCTTTTAACTGGCCTTGGAGTGATGACGCAGGGAATATTGTATCAACTATCCAAGAAACTATTGCTGTCCTTGCAAGTTCCTACCACAATTGAGGGCGCTCCCCTAAGAGATCACTACACTGGCATAGGATCGGTGGACAAGATTCTGACGGTTCTCGTCTCTGTCTTCGGTGTTCCTCTCGCAGGACACAACAAGGCCAGACTGGTCCAATTGGTGTCTTTCACCCCCCTACTGTTGTCAACCACCCTCGACTGGACCATGGAAGCTTATCGACCTGGTGCCAAAGGACTCCAAACCTCCCT GCCAACTCTATTTGGGACCGTGTATCAGTTACTGGGCGTTGGTCAGATCTCGCCACTGTATCATTTGATCTCTGTACTCGAGCACGCTTTCAGGGGGCCCTTGGGCACAGTTATTGGTTATCCAGTTCCCAAGGAAGTTGCTGACGCTGCGATTCCTGGCCTAGGCTTTGGCTACATCCTCCCTACTGCCCTCATGTTGTGGCCATTCGAGAACAAGGATAGCTGGCAGAAGTTTGTCGCCTTATGGCAGCCGTTCCCCATTTATGTTGGTGTCCTTGTTGCAGGGCTTTCGACTGTCTTCCGTAGGCAGAAAACCACGGCGGCAGTGAGCGGGCTCAAGATGAAACAGAGCCAAGCCAGTGAGAGACcgagcaagcaagccaaggccacaCAGTCGACTCTCAAACTGGTTTACGCGGGTGGAGCGGCAACAACCGCGCTTGTCCATCTCTGGGCGGTGTATCGCATTCTTTCCAGCTCCGAGCTGAGTTTCTCTGCGGTATTTGGGAATCCTAGCTCCCAGCTCTCTGGGAGTCATGCTTCCACTCCAAAAGACGAtgttcttcttttcttccagAGAGACATGCCTTGA
- a CDS encoding HET domain-containing protein — protein sequence MKLFRKLKGKKEGKKEEKKEGYVGTSATQQTRSQTPSTPQAQNRNAERQSTASRGLGSLRVTSSVAPNLQELMKLMASPASSMSAEEARNMVELQSPGPCLICCNLDPYRAPPDVDTSETHRSWARAEYNIPAETPVSKITVEKSEDLVESSQRGCLYCTMIRTALGTANPTWETEKSYMYIYLASGLPVIVHLAFGGTSTVRMGREEMLNSFGVDLPEGQAMNFIITVDDFSKPAIDVEIYRSVINPSETTVGDVVVAPLVEHMGAASPIPEHSGDPRCFEFINKQVTNCMKNHKCGGDGPLPLLPDRIIWIEANNSTRIQLVEPTDIRAKYIAVSYCWGPTSPSTYLTNASTLEAKKAGIRFQDLPPLFQDVVSCSRSLGIEYVWIDRLCIIQGQDEDFKRQAAKMHQIYGNATLTIAAASAGSENDRILFPRDMKGQAFNLNLNIDGIGSLKLGARRRTHPLGTEDKGGDYGKISTRAWIWQERLLSGRMVFYTPSALKFECNQHSIWEGFAPDVKGHSWSAQLNNISHTSWTSLVEEYMSRDITRQSDRLPAMDSVMKRISQSQGWSPLWGMWANTLVESLGWQSKVSEKSGKLMCRTNPGNYAPSWSWASVDGPISYVSARGLGGLEANDPMIYDMEIRSVNAASGLIRVAGHAISVELSCRVEIYESEDNPTGEREVKHHYEVLRVYNNGQPFPMHPDVHLKPGNINVSGQNVRTVVRLPHSEKPPETSWTANCLCLLVGNMRLRAQVLFLGGSLRQERAWERIGMVDGLHPAIFGTSERRLIDIV from the exons ATGAAGCTTTTCCGAAAACTCAAAGgaaagaaggaagggaaaaaggaagagaaaaaggaAGGGTATGTTGGAACGTCAGCAACTCAGCAAACCCGGAGTCAGACTCCCTCGACACCGCAAGCGCAGAATCGGAATGCAGAGCGACAGTCGACCGCCTCAAGGGGCTTGGGGAGTTTAAGGGTTACAAGCTCAGTAGCCCCCAATCTCCAGGAACTCATGAAGCTCATGGCGTCACCAGCATCAAGCATGTCTGCGGAGGAGGCACGAAATATGGTCGAACTTCAGTCACCTGGGCCTTGCCTGATATGCTGCAACTTGGACCCATACCGAGCCCCTCCGGACGTAGACACCAGCGAGACTCATCGCTCATGGGCCAGGGCTGAGTACAATATTCCCGCCGAGACTCCAGTTTCAAAGATCACAGTAGAAAAGTCAGAAGACCTGGTCGAATCGTCCCAGCGCGGCTGCTTATACTGCACCATGATTCGAACGGCACTCGGAACAGCGAACCCTACATGGGAAACTGAGAAGTCCTATATGTATATTTACTTGGCTAGTGGCCTACCGGTAATCGTCCATCTGGCGTTTGGTGGGACGTCTACAGTGAGGATGGGGAGGGAAGAGATGCTGAACAGCTTCGGTGTCGACCTACCGGAGGGACAGGCCATGAACTTCATCATCACAGTTGACGACTTTTCCAAACCAGCCATTGACGTCGAGATATATCGGTCTGTTATCAACCCCAGTGAGACTACCGTTGGCG ATGTTGTCGTAGCACCGCTTGTGGAGCACATGGGTGCCGCATCTCCGATACCAGAACATTCAGGGGACCCAAGATGCTTCGAGTTCATCAATAAGCAGGTCACTAACTGTATGAAGAATCACAAATGTGGAGGAGAtggtcctcttcctctgcttccTGACCGCATCATCTGGATTGAAGCCAACAACTCCACACGCATACAACTCGTGGAACCCACGGACATCCGCGCCAAGTACATTGCGGTTAGCTACTGTTGGGGCCCTACCAGCCCCAGTACCTATCTCACGAATGCATCAACTTTAGAAGCGAAGAAAGCCGGCATACGGTTCCAGGACCTGCCGCCGCTTTTTCAAGATGTTGTTAGCTGCTCCCGATCACTTGGAATAGAGTATGTCTGGATCGACAGGCTATGCATCATTCAGGGCCAAGATGAGGACTTCAAGCGTCAGGCAGCCAAGATGCACCAGATCTATGGCAACGCCACTTTGACTATTgcggcggcctcggcgggCTCTGAAAACGACCGAATCTTGTTTCCGAGAGACATGAAGGGGCAAGCGTTCAATCTCAACCTTAACATTGACGGGATCGGGTCCTTGAAGCTTGGGGCTCGACGCCGAACACATCCTCTGGGCACTGAAGATAAAGGCGGCGACTATGGTAAAATTTCTACTAGGGCGTGGATCTGGCAAGAACGACTACTATCTGGACGCATGGTTTTCTATACTCCGTCAGCGCTCAAGTTTGAATGTAACCAGCATTCCATTTGGGAAGGATTTGCCCCGGATGTTAAAGGTCATTCTTGGTCTGCGCAGCTGAACAACATCTCACACACTTCTTGGACTTCCCTGGTGGAGGAGTACATGAGCAGAGACATCACTCGCCAGTCTGATCGGCTCCCAGCGATGGACTCAGTTATGAAGCGCATATCACAGAGCCAGGGATGGTCTCCTCTCTGGGGAATGTGGGCCAACACGCTCGTGGAGAGTCTGGGGTGGCAGTCAAAAGTATCAGAAAAGAGCGGAAAACTCATGTGCCGCACGAACCCGGGCAACTACGCACCTAGCTGGAGCTGGGCCAGCGTTGATGGACCCATCTCGTACGTTTCTGCCAGAGGCTTGGGCGGCCTCGAGGCAAACGACCCGATGATTTATGACATGGAGATTCGAAGCGTCAACGCGGCCTCGGGCTTGATTCGGGTCGCCGGCCATGCCATTTCGGTTGAGCTGAGTTGCCGCGTTGAGATCTACGAGTCAGAAGACAACCCGACGGGTGAGAGAGAGGTGAAGCACCATTACGAGGTTCTGAGGGTTTACAACAATGGGCAGCCGTTTCCCATGCACCCCGACGTTCACTTGAAGCCAGGGAACATAAACGTCTCGGGACAGAATGTCAGGACTGTAGTTCGGCTTCCTCACAGTGAGAAGCCTCCGGAGACGTCATGGACCGCCAATTGCCTCTGCCTCCTGGTTGGCAATATGAGATTGAGAGCTCAGGTGCTTTTCTTGGGTGGCTCACTACGGCAAGAAAGGGCCTGGGAGCGCATTGGAATGGTTGACGGGCTGCACCCTGCTATTTTTGGGACGTCTGAGCGACGTCTTATTGATATTGTTTAA
- a CDS encoding MFS domain-containing protein has translation MLGMKKDSSAGGFELLGVSAENTKEQNSDLESHKAATETKTSGGTNSQHQHSNSKASDSPLQVKSEDEATLNAGDAEPDSNIVWWDGEDDPENPYNWPAWQKYLNCGLISALTFITPLASSIFAPGVPKLMVEFEETNQELAAFVVSVYVLGFAFGPMLMAPLSEVYGRTIVYHICNILFLCFTVGCALAPNMAALIVFRFLAGSFGACPMTNGGGSISDMIAQEKRAVAMSAFSIGPLIGPILGPVVGGVLVDNEGWRWVFWVVTIIGGFLAATMILTMRETYAPIILKRKTQRLIKETGNLNLRSKLDTGLSDADLFKRAIVRPTKLLIFSPICTIFAFYLMIVYGYLYLLFTSVPFIFQGAYGFSASTVGLVYLGLGVGSFVGLFWFSIDSNKQLQKMKALQQDHKDVKPEVRLKLLPVGTLLLPVGFFIYGWTTEYETHWMAPIVGLAVIGTGNLMCFMAVSMYLVDAYNLYAASALAANTVMRSIAGATLPLCALKMYDALGLGWGNSLLAFIAIALLPIPLLIGRYGEKLRTSFNNDRL, from the exons ATGCTCGGCATGAAGAAGGATTCTTCAGCTGGTGGCTTCGAGCTGCTCGGTGTCTCAGCCGAAAATACCAAGGAGCAGAACAGCGACCTCGAGAGCCACAAGGCTGCGACCGAAACGAAGACGTCCGGTGGCACGAACTCCCAGCACCAACACTCCAACAGCAAAGCCTCGGACAGTCCACTCCAAGTGAAGAGCGAAGACGAAGCTACCTTGAATGCCGGCGATGCTGAACCCGACTCGAACATCGTCTGGTGGGATGGGGAGGACGACCCCGAGAACCCATACAACTGGCCGGCGTGGCAGAAATACCTGAACTGCGGGCTCATCAGCGCCCTGACGTTTATCACTCCGCTCGCATCATCAATTTTTGCGCCCGGAGTCCCAAAACTCATGGTGGAATTCGAAGAGACGAACCAGGAGCTTGCGGCCTTTGTGGTTTCTGTGTACGTCCTTGGTTTCGCATTCGGTCCCATGCTGATGGCACCGCTCTCCGAGGTGTATGGGCGGACGATCGTTTACCATATCTGCAACATTCTTTTTCTCTGTTTCACCGTTGGTTGCGCCTTGGCTCCAAACATGGCCGCCCTCATTGTCTTCCGGTTCCTGGCTGGTTCTTTTGGCGCCTGTCCCATGACGAATGGTGGCGGCAGCATTTCTGACATGATAGCCCAGGAGAAGCGCGCTGTTGCAATGTCGGCTTTTAGCATTGGTCCCTTGATCGGACCCATCCTGGGACCTGTTGTAGGTGGCGTCTTGGTAGACAACGAGGGCTGGAGATGGGTCTTCTGGGTTGTCACCATTATCGGTGGCTTCCTGGCTGCAACTATGATCTTGACGATGCGCGAAACGTATGCGCCTATTATTCTCAAACGCAAGACTCAACggctcatcaaggagacggGCAATCTCAACCTTCGGTCAAAGCTTGATACGGGTCTTTCGGACGCGGATCTCTTCAAGAGAGCTATTGTCCGGCCCACGAAGCTTCTAATCTTCTCCCCTATCTGCACCATATTCGCTTTTTACTTGATGATTGTCTACGGTTATCTCTATCTCCTCTTTACGTCAGTTCCCTTCATCTTTCAGGGCGCTTACGGTTTCAGCGCCAGCACTGTCGGCCTTGTGTaccttggtctcggggtGGGCTCTTTTGTTGGCTTGTTTTGGTTCTCAATCGATTCCAATAAGCAGTtgcagaagatgaaggccTTGCAGCAGGATCATAAGGATGTCAAACCCGAGGTTCGCCTAAAGCTTCTACCTGTGGGCACGTTGCTGCTACCGGTTGGATTCTTCATCTACGGCTGGACGACAGAGTATGAAACGCATTGGATGGCGCCTATTGTGGGCTTGGCGGTGATTGGAACAG GCAACTTGATGTGCTTCATGGCTGTCAGCATGTACCTCGTCGACGCCTACAACCTGTATGCAGCGTCTGCACTAGCAGCCAACACGGTAATGCGTTCCATCGCAGGCGCCACGCTACCATTATGCGCCCTCAAGATGTATGATGCGCTGGGACTGGGTTGGGGCAACTCCCTCCTCGCTTTTATTGCCATCGCTCTCCTCCCCATTCCGCTGCTCATTGGGCGATATGGTGAGAAGTTGCGAACCAGCTTCAACAACGACCGGCTGTAA
- a CDS encoding SGNH-hydro domain-containing protein has translation MLRQSIALLSRRPFLLGTRASEISSTCTNVYSSSIVQHSQFSKWTAIKKPLRLMPVGGSVTYGVGSSNGNGYRQFLGDMLRADGYQVQFVGSRRSGSMTNGDNEGWRGYRIDQIDSKARKCVPTLAPQVFTVNAGSNDCVQGFRMEALSVRMENMLEFLWQANSTSVVILSTLLVNRDKDINSRVMDANDQFRKLTELKAREGKKIVLADMNSSGGPQLDDLVDGTHPSDYGYKKMAAIWFDAIRRAREKGFL, from the exons ATGCTGCGACAAAGTATTGCGCTGTTGTCACGTCGAcccttccttcttggcaccAGAGCATCCGAGATCTCCTCCACCTGTACCAATGTGTATTCATCATCAATCGTCCAGCATA GCCAGTTTTCGAAGTGGACAGCAATCAAAAAGCCCTTGCGCTTGATGCCAGTGGGCGGTTCCGTCACGTATGGTGTTGGATCCTCCAATGGCAATGGATACCGACAATTCCTCGGCGATATGCTTCGCGCTGACGGCTATCAAGTCCAATTCGTCGGCTCGCGCAGGTCAGGCTCCATGACTAACGGCGACAACGAGGGTTGGCGGGGGTACAGAATCGACCAGATTGACAGTAAAGCAAGGAAATGTGTGCCAACCCTAGCACCTCAAGTCTTCACTGTCAATGCTGGATCCAATGACTGTGTTCAAGGCTTTCGAATGGAGGCCCTCAGCGTCCGTATGGAGAATATGCTCGAGTTCCTTTGGCAGGCAAATTCCACCTCGGTTGTTATCCTATCAACCCTACTCGTGAACAGAGACAAGGACATCAATTCGCGAGTGATGGACGCAAATGACCAGTTTCGTAAGTTGACTGAGTTGAAAGCGAgggagggaaagaagatAGTGCTTGCAGATATGAATAGCTCTGGAGGGCCTCagcttgatgatcttgttgatggcaCGCATCCTAGTGACTACGGGTacaagaagatggcagccATCTGGTTTGACGCCATCCGGCGGGCTCGCGAGAAAGGGTTTCTATAG